The Belonocnema kinseyi isolate 2016_QV_RU_SX_M_011 chromosome 1, B_treatae_v1, whole genome shotgun sequence genomic interval atcccttggaagtatgtcattgttgtttcttttgtgaaaatcattatatttaaattatttttttagttggaaagcAAGTGTCAAAAAGTGTTGGGGGGCCTTTTTTCTGCTGCCGACAGCTGATGCCTTTCtttcccagtggacacaaaatttggcgacgtttttacgacatcgttacgacatctttgcgacagcttaacgatatcctatgtccatgtcgttcagTTGTCTTTGccatatcgtaaaaacgtcgtatgatctgacgatgtcttaacGACACCGAAACGGCACGGaaatagaatgtcgtaaagatgtaacgatatcgtaaagacgtcgccaaattttgtgcccactgggtttgcCCCGTGTGCTCCTGAACTCTTGCCCAGGAATTGATGTCTCTTCCAACCAGCAGCAAAAAAAGGCACGCCCGCTGGTTCCTGACACTTGcctttccacaaaataattgtttagaattgagcgattttcaccaaaaaaaaaaaaaaaaaaaaaaaacagtttcatctTTCCTGGAAATAGCAAATAATTACAGAGTCTTTGCGTTGCAGTTTGGTTTTCGAATCGCTTTAAAATCTTCAGTGGGACTGAAGATAGTACAGTTTTACATTTTTGTGATTTCAAGTcacaattttatcattatttctcatattttttaattgaaatttgtttatcaatattttcttaatattcgtcaatttttcaaaaatttcccattGCCTCTTGTATACAAAATAATGCTCTAAAGTTGACTTTTCTTAAATCTACTCGAAATTCcgtactttttttacatttttcagtctgcaaagcacaacatttttttacattaacgtCTTTAAGcttattaacgtagaacactttgaGATTTTAAATTACCATTTACATTTTACACTAGCATTTTTTGGCTTAGTTATTATGCTTCATACCCAGATGCCTtcaattttctcgccgataataGACGCCGTTTTCGTTCTAAAAAGTTCGGTTCCTAGTTATTCAAGTATATAATCttcaagtattatttattttccctttttacgttttttttttcaggCAGAGATCCTAACATGGAATACCAATTTGGATTGCCTACAATGGCACACGGAATGCAGTCCTCGCATTTGCAAACGGCTGTCATGCCCGCGTACCCAGGATTTGGTCCCGGCGCTTATCGACCCGAATACCAGGATCAAAGACTGACACGTGAAGCCATGGAGCGCTACTTGCGCGATCAAACTGACATGGTGATTGTCGTTCTGCACGCCAAAGTCGCCCAGAAATCTTACGGCAacgaaaagagatttttttgtcCTCCTCCCTGTATTTATCTCTTCGGTGACGGGTGGAAAATGCGACAAGAACAGATGCGCCGAGAGGGGGAATCTGAACAGTCTTCGCAGCTCTGCGCATTCATTGGGATCGGCAATTCTGGTCAAGACATGCAGCAGCTTGATCTCAGTAATGGAAAGCAGTACTGTGCTGCGAAAACATTGCACATCTCAGACTCTGATAAGAGAAAAAACTTCATGCTCTCCGTGAAGATGTTCTATGGTAATGGGCACGATATCGGAGTTTTCCAGAGCAAACGGATAAAGGTTATTNNNNNNNNNNNNNNNNNNNNNNNNNNNNNNNNNNNNNNNNNNNNNNNNNNNNNNNNNNNNNNNNNNNNNNNNNNNNNNNNNNNNNNNNNNNNNNNNNNNNCTCAACGGTGGCGGCGATGTGGCAATGCTGGAATTGACTGGAGACAATTTCACGCCGAATCTTCGAGTCTGGTTTGGCGACGTGGAAGCGGAGACAATGTATAGGTGTGAGGAGAACATGGTGTGCATTGTTCCAGACATTTCCCTCTTCAGAGGCGAGTGGCTGTGGGTTCGTCAGCCAAGGCAGGTTCCGGTTTCTCTGGTACGCAACGATGGCATCATTTATGGGACCGGGTTGACATTCACCTATACACCTGAGCCAGCTCCACGTCCACATTGTCCTCTGGCAGATGAAATTTTGAGGGCACCCCAGACCATTCATAATCAAGCCAGTCTGCCACCAGCTATAGCTGACTTACCTTGGAGTACGCACTAATCAAGGCATGCGGGCTTCTGATATTTTCAAGGCGATTGCAAAACAAACCAAATCGCCCTGAATGATTTTATGAATTCTATACCTACTGTGTTCTAAAACAGTAGTGATTCTTCCTATGATATTAAAGAGAGACTATTGAAGACAaacagagagagaaagagaactATGACTGTGTTAAATCATAGCAGTATGAGTATTTGCGAGGAACTCGCATGGGTAGATAGCAGGAGAAGAATCAGGAGGATTCCACTGAAAATCTGATGTCCAAGATCATCATTTTAACGAGTGCGAAAATTCTTATTGGAACGTTGATCCCAACAACCCAGATGGCTGTCAAGGTAAAAGAACTTTCTAATTTAGATCGTGTCTCTTCTGGAAGACCTCTTACAATTTCTaagctttttaaattcattttatgttTAGCCTGTATATGTCGCACTCTTGGAACTATCGACAACAAGGGTTGCTACGTGTTAACCCGAGACTGTACCTGTAAAGGATAGTTCACAGAACGAGACTGTGACCAGTGTTTTCTGAAATGCTATGGTCTTTCTGAAGAAGCAGATGGTTGCAAACCTTGCGAATGTGAGCCTGGTAGTTTTCTTCAAGGATTGACGGCTTGAAGGATGTTGTAATTGGACAGTGGCATAGCAGATCTCATGTTAGTGGAAGAATCTGCAACCAACCGGAGCAAACCTACTACACAGGGTAGATAGATTTTCTGACTTATGAAGGAGAACTGGCAAGAAGAACTGATGTAAGTAAATTAGGTCTATAATAATTGGTAACAGTATTTGTGGTATTGTATCATTATGCTTTATTTGAATTTCCAGAATTTCCAAGTGGTCAACAGAGAGCCTTTCAGAGACGACAAGAAGAGCACCTGGGCAGGAACGTGATTCATAAAAGCCCTTGAGGGATCCACCTAGAACTGTCCATTTGGTGATATTTACAGATCGATGTGGTATAACATCATAATTCGATAGAATCTAGTGCATTTTGATGCATGGAACGATGTACAGATTGTTGTCGAACGCCACGAAGCAGTAGATTCTAATGGACCTTGTCCAGAATGGAAACAAGAGTATAATCAATTGTACAATATCTTGCTGCCCTAGATGCAATTTCTTGGTCCTGTAGATATACTTTCTGCTTAAATTCTTGTAGATTAGGTAAGGAAgatgttctttaatttttatgtcctatatcataaaaaaagttacacAGATATTCCTTCTTGTATTGCTGATCAACTGACTCTTGTCTTTTCAGATTATCCTCAGACCGATTTGTTTCAATTTGGATTTGACATTCCCTACAGTTTGCCCAGTCCTGGTAAGACCCCTTGTGCAGATTTCTTGATAACAATATTAATCCTTTTTAGCTAGCacttatttaattttgttcatcCTTATCTGATGTAAATGATCACCTCTGATTTCAGGAACCGTTCTTTTAGGAACATCTCTAAACTGTAAAGGCAATTTAAAACCAAGATGTGGCACCTGTGCTCGAAACTACTATGGAAATCCTGAAGTTCTTGGTGGAAATTTGTCTGCTACGCATTTCGAAGACTCTAACAATAACGTCAAATACAATACTGTTATATTCCTCATAATAAAATCCTCTTATAGAGAaggtaaattattttgtaacaaactGGAAAAACGGTATTAGTATGTTTTGGTAGGTAATGGAAGGTTCTTCAATTGGGCCATCGAAGCATCTCGAACTCACGAACAAATGTAAATTACTGCTgtattcccaatattaaaaacaCTTTCTTCGTATTCACAAAATGAAcaatctatttattattattattacaccattaagtcatttccctttcggggtaggcgcgaCTCACTCGGTGGAGAAGGGAGTAATTCGAGGAAGGTAtgtacaatttttagattgatctagaattctcgtgttgtttatttaaatagcacGGTCGTTCCGaaacactgctccgacctagattgctgatcaatctctcctgtttcaggcgtcattcactctactaccactctttttataaaatatttttcgccaGACTTTTCTGCagaaagaatagaaagaaagAGAATAATGTCACTTTAAAGACGCAAAACCTAGTCCTTTTAATCGTTTCGAAGAAATTTTAGatgtatatataaaataattatgttaatacaatttgtagtgttgtcaaagaatatttttatcattctatttaaaaataaatacaatttttttacctcATACAACATTAtggaataaatttattattatttatgatattatTCAATCTATACTTTTTTCgacaatattaaatattataattaaaattacttatgtCGCACACGGAGGAATAGAATCTATgtaagtgcacatattttgtggacagattaaaaggaattaaattaatcgaaaatacaGCATGTAGAAATAACCATGAGAGGTGTGTCTACTAATCGGATTAAGAGGAATTATAAAAGTGGAAATCAGATATAAACCTATTTTTTCGATGGGCACTGGTCccgatgaaaaattattcaagaaaattaaataattctcactctttcgtttaaatctgaaaatatttatttttctctattctactcTTCTTACCGGGCGCCGCACTGACACTGAACCACCATGCTTTGTTTGCTAGACGAACTTGCTCAaaaagcgaggagtgcgcatgcaactgcgcactTCTTTCAATTACGATGACTTATACAGTAGAATCTACAacacttctcgtttcccgatttTTCCTTCGTTCGCTTGCCCTCACTCCTTGTCTCATCTCACGTACACACACACACGCGGCCGGCTACGCCTACTGCGCCGAACGTGACTTGACGCAGGAGATAGGGTTATCTGACAGttcctgttcgcttcccctacagcctcgagaacgagaagtgtcgtagagtctactgtatttcTTTTGCTATTTAGGAATTGTGGTGAATTTACGATAAAACttactgaatttcgttttcagcaacctaatttcgtaaatttcagttactttcgTATCATAAATGTGTCGAAATTTTCTGAACATTTCTAACAATGTACCGTCCCCTTTCACTTGTGGCGTATAATATTTCAACGCTGGGTCAGCAACGGCCGCCTTTATCGGCTATTGAATTTTACTGAGCTTCCGCAGAATTTCAGCCCAGTATTGGCCCAATCTTGGCAgctgaaaatcagtttttaatattaggcTACCTCAGCGGATGAATTGGCTTAGCATCGGGGCAGCAGACTAATATGACTCGCATTCCCCGaatcaattattatcagcgagttcacagCGGCATCCCTTTTATTACTTGCAACACTTTTCCTATTCCGAGACCAAGTAAGACacgtcaataaacaattacaaaacgTGAAAGACAAATGgcattttttattccaatttaaaattcctgcCAAGACAGATGTGACTTTTAATGACATTGCGTTTTTGGCAGTACGATCAAGTACGGCTGAGCGCTAACAGCTTTTAGTCGGCTTCCTACTCAATTCACGTCGTTGCTACactactctcattttttagcatttacttgattttttttaaaccaaatactaaGCGCTCCTAACACAACCACGAAACCCCTTCCGGGGTCCAGAAAATGttctatgtacatttttaaaacctcaaaccCGAATGATCGCTGGACGTTGGTAAATTTGGAGTGTTTCAtagatttcatcatttttgtgcACCCTGTTCCAACAGCCATATAGAAGTTGGTAGCCGATCGAAAAATATCGTAAATAAAAATCGGTTGTTTCGACAATTTTAACGGGACCCCAATACAATATTGGCACAGTAGACAGGTTTATGTTGCATACGGGTCACAATCCTTTCCATTTGACGAAATTTCAGCACCTGGCACTTAGTGATTTTAGCTTAGGCAGCGTTTTTGCATGTGGATTATGGGAAACGACGCGGATTAACCAAAATCCTGCACGCAGATGAAACCATTTTTACCCAGGAAGGGATGGTTTCGAAGTTTTTCgggagtgaaaatttaaaaagtaaatttagagTGAGAGTATGGGCTGGATTAATAGGGAAACGATTAATCGGACCGCacagttttgtttttatttgttcgctgaattgaaaattcaaatttttaggacGTTTTTTTCTCTGCTGAAAAATGATCAAAGTGGTAGGTACGTCCATTTCGAATGCCATCtctaaaatcaaaaagaaaacttATCCTATAGATGAATTATTCATTTGCCAATAAAGTACAGGGCCTGAGAAATTCTTGATCTTTTTCGTGCAGCCATGAAGTAGCAACTGTAATTAAAcaaccttaaaattataaaaacacattgcatttattatcccaaatgtcGTCATAATTGTACGACAAGTAAAATGCAAGCGATAAATAAATGCTTGTGGATGCTTTGTTAATACTTGGTAAATTTCTTTAAGCTAATTTCTTTTCTTcctgagcaaaaataaaatgaactaaaTTGAGAATTGCTTACAGATagtatttaataattactttaattgccgatattttaaagaaatataatcattttgtaaaattatctaaACCGGTAGCATTATGCCCTTACTTACAATTATGATTTGActcatgataaattaaaaaaatgtatttaatcaaTCGGGTTtgtgttttaagattttaaataaaaaaacttactcAATTTTGTTCCAGAAAGTATTGGACATGCTCCATGTAAAGTTAAAGTATCTCCTTTTCCATTTCGTTTGTAGTTATACCAAAATAATGCACTACCTTTCTTAGGCCGTATGGTAATGCCCAACTCAATATAAACTGTTTCACCTCCTTTCGGCACGTCATTTatctaaaaagtatatttttcctgGAGTTTTATATAGTAAACACCTTGCACATCTTTTAATACtatctagattttttttaagatacaCCTGGAATTCTTTTGATTGATATAAAAgtctattaaatttaattattgttttttttttttgcgaatacACTTGGATTTATTTAGACTCCTTCAAATTCCACTATACAATACTTTATTTTCATTACATAATTTGAATCACAAAATTTCGGTAATACATTCTCCACAACAAAATTCACGCTCTTTATGTGGGTCTCAAATAGTTTTCTTTCAATAGCATGATGATTTTTGATCTAgttattataaatcaaaatagTTATAGTCTTTAGCTGTCCTTATTCCTTAGTTCTTATTCCTATATTTTTCTTATAGAATTCTGTATGTTTTCCTCGAGATGCTCTGTACCTGTTCCTTCGAGGACAAGGTAGGGATATGGAAATACCCCAGATCTTTGACTAGTTCCGAAAAAAGGTTAGTGAAATTCTAATGCAaagaggtggaaatgacactatAGTTTCAAGGGACTTCGAAATCGTCAGCTTATTTGTGGTAGCTGCAATGTTGAAGGTAACTTCCAATGTCAGAGgtgcacagaaaaacgctggtgttaaatttgttgcagctcaaatttaaTTGGGCTCCCGATGATCATTTGAGATCATTTGAtcatgatcatttgagagagttttcaagtctcaaatgtattcctctgaacgtaggtggccatgtgggcatctaggggaaagtatcatttggagactgaattttggctcatgcagagttgtgaagttctgaaccgcgccgtcagccacctgaatacctgtcaaagcaactattcgctttgcgatattagcctaaataattgttaataaggaaaccaattcaaacaatatttacctaatttccaaatttatttcatttaatagggcgtatcagtcacttagaataaaattataacttcctaatgaaacttccaaaagttaggttagtcatgcccgtcgacatttaaactaaagccgggacgTATAGAAAAAGTCACGACCGTctgcatatacaataaggtattttcactccaataacaattgaccaaatgcataagaattggttaatttttgctctatttttctaatatcttcgtagaaagtaatttttctgtataagtgcaattgaaaaatagtttttcttttttagggactatttNNNNNNNNNNNNNNNNNNNNNNNNNNNNNNNNNNNNNNNNNNNNNNNNNNNNNNNNNNNNNNNNNNNNNNNNNNNNNNNNNNNNNNNNNNNNNNNNNNNNacttttgatttcagacaagaaaaaattttataacacatatatttgatgaataacagtttattttcattgaatttgaaagactgactaatatttctcaaaatagtttttaatatatacatttttttaaataccatatgatattttagCAGCTTGATATgaagaagctaattgcagaagataatagtgttaatatttgaataattctaaaacaaaatttcagattgttcttttccattgagacgtgacaaaacgacgcttgaaataaaaaaaaagaaaacataactACAATGCAATCGTGATGATTTATGTATTTacaggttatataattatataaattcccagaaaaatacatacaaaatattaaaaaattatcaataattattttcaatcacttttccaagaaatttctttttaaattgaatgttttgtaaaatataatttggtctttggaattcactgaaaataaattgttataaatataatatatgtgttgtatttttttttgcttgaaatcaaagttacacaacttttatatatccttgtggatattttaataattatttacttaagttacaagaattgttttttaatgtaattttgaatcgtgcgccaagtgcggccaatgagcggtcaaccctaacgcaagcgcagtagctcaggttgtcaacattggcatcattggtccacagtacaaaccggaaaaataaatcaaatcagccggcaggaaaaagtcgggatatgaaagcctcaatatggtattttcacttcaaccatcagctaacttcactttgttaaaagccgaggggaaaaatggatcaaaactttatttctctaatatatttgtaattaatcatcattattattattttattatttcattaaatagtaattaaaaaataaaaactattttttaactacacttatatagaaaaaattaccttttacgaagatgttagcaaaatagggcaaaaatgaactgaatcccatacatttggtcccttatttacccctcagcaatctacgaagtaaagttaactgtttattgaagtgaaaatacctaataggctcttatcttatcagtttgaatgttcccgctgctacatttgaaacattgcaatgtttcacgaaactcccaatgtttcatgaaacttttcatcaggctaaagtttcatgcaaatttacatccctactcatcgcgaaaaacaaatttctgtttttattatacaattgtatttaccttatctttcatgtatgacactagccactgcaagattaaaTATCTAAGATACTTTTAAACTTCAGCAGAAAATCtattggaaatttgttcgaacgaccaggcatcaatttcaatacagacggtcacgacttagtttgtacatcccggctttggtggtttgaatctcatactagtagtcttgcgcgcgcctatttatctttttatgaaaatgaataaatgaaaagcctatcttttctatgtcattcattattccgatttataccaaatcattacactactttgtaaggcaaagggggagggtcggtaaggccggtttttggcctaatttatttttggaccaaaaaatctaaaaaaatcatggtagtatcttataagtatcccgagtcgattgcacgctaaacggactaccccccagccaccccccaaccccctacaaatataggaaacaccactacccaccaactgtattttcgagagatttgacactcttaaacatgtattctgaggttagctcgggtttattatggttttcggggtcgccgaatacaaatctggcgtcctttgacttttatcgcgtcaggttcaaggtcattggaaggtcaaatcaagagcaaacggtaaaaaaaatccaaaaaaatacgttataggtttttggagtcgctaattacgaatctggcatccgttgaactctatcgcttcaggttcaaggtcatttgaaggtcaaatcgagaaaaacggtaaaaaaaatttttttaaatatgttataggtttttggggtcgctgattacgaacctggtgtccgctgacctttatcgcgtcaagttcaaggtcatgaccttgaacctgacgcgataaaagtcaaaagacgccagatttgtattcggcgaccccgaaaaccatagtaaacccgagctaacctcagaatacatgtttaagagtgtcaaatctctcgaaaatacagttggtgggtagtggtgttttcTATATTtctaggggtggctggggggtggagggtagtccgtttagcgtgcaatcgactcgggatacttataagatactaccatgattttttcagattttttggtccaaaaataaattaggccaaaaaccggccttaccgaccctccccctttaagtttagaatttttagctCTCATAGAGTATACAGTTCAacgattcagattcaattccaaaaattccaagttttaattttcaatactttaaattaaagaatcactATATGAACTTTAAAACGTATAAACTGTTAttactttgaacaattttgagctcgaaaaattgaaaattgaaaaaatagaaattacttcgtaaattagaagttaaattatttttaaattaaaaattatttaacaaatgtttTGCAGCACTTGATCTCACAGATaccatatttctttaaaatggaCTCTTTTGAGGCACCTTATTTCACTTCGTCTAAAAGCTTATATTTCTCTTCGAACGACAAACGCTTCCTCTAGTTTACTCTCCACATTTTCGTAACGCGCATAACCTTAACACTGAGTGACTATAAGCGTACTGAAGTgaatgtcctgcgacatttttgCAACTGACTGAATCAGATGACAGGATTAGCCGCAGAGGGTACTGTCCGCTTTATTcatacactcctgcgttgttgtTGAGTTGCCCCGCTGGCCTAGCAGCGCCACTCTTTCACCCCCTTGGAACACcttggtaacttaccataaattggcaaaatttaatgtgaaacatttttataaattttcggaaatttacaaaaaaatgggtaatttatggtaatatgacaggtaatttataataacttactatgaattttccaaaattcaattttaaaatctctataaatttccagaactttatggtaattttccgtcattaatggtaattttacaggtaaatgtggtaacttaccataaattatccaatgttcgattttaattatttttataaaatttcggaaatttatggaaattttctgtcatttattgtaattttacacgttaatatggtaacttatcataaattagccaaagtttaatttcaattatttttataaatttccagaaattatgaaaatgttaggtcattatggtaattttacatgttaatatggtaaattaccataaattaccaaaaattcaatttaaaaatgtctatacatTTCTGGAAATCTTCTGTCATTTATGGTGATTTTACAGGTAAACATGTTAATTtaccataaaattaataaatatttaatttaaaacattttaatacatttccggaaatttatggacattttcggttatttatgataattttacggGTAAATTAGGTAACCTacaataaattacccaaaattcatttTGGaccattttgataaatttccggatacttataaaaatgttggtaatttatagtaatattacaggtaTTTTAAGGAAACTGAAgataaattgcctaaaattcaattcccaaaaattttcgaacatttttggtaatttactgtaatatgtgataaaaaaaagaggaggaaaataaaaggtttgGAAACGAGTTGGAGAAGGTTAGGACAGAAGAAGAGGTTTAGATTGTGGTAAATAGAGagagaagaaaaaggaaaagagtaaaCCAGAATATTGAGATGGgggaatggaaaaaatattttatgaaattacttGGAGGGGTAGAGGCCAATGTtagaaaaagaggaaaatatggtagggaAACAGATGAGGAGAAAGATATTACAAGGGATGAAATAGTCAAGGTATTAGATATgatgaaagatggaaaggcacctggtatacaagagattccaaataaagtgtGGAAGTATGGGGGGGGGNNNNNNNNNNNNNNNNNNNNNNNNNNNNNNNNNNNNNNNNNNNNNNNNNNNNNNNNNNNNNNNNNNNNNNNNNNNNNNNNNNNNNNNNNNNNNNNNNNNNctagagaaaaaggttttctctaagtacttaaggctgttgctcttggtggttcggaacccaccttaaactgtagctcccccttccaccaccaagtaagtgtgtagagggtgtgtaaaggaacagagaaggtgtaagaaaaatgtaaacccttaggggatacattagaagcttccattccaaagtATGGGGGGGGGCAGAATTAAAGGAATAGGTATGGGTAGTGTGCAATAGAGTACGGAGAGGAAagaggtggccagagttatggaaggaaGGAGTAGTGGTGCCCATAGCGAAGAAAGGAAAGGGAGAAGAAGTTAAAGATTACAGAGGAGTGACGATGATGCCAATgctgtataaagtatatgcaactgttttgtcggagagattgaagaaagaagttgaggaaaa includes:
- the LOC117179982 gene encoding suppressor of hairless protein-like: MEYQFGLPTMAHGMQSSHLQTAVMPAYPGFGPGAYRPEYQDQRLTREAMERYLRDQTDMVIVVLHAKVAQKSYGNEKRFFCPPPCIYLFGDGWKMRQEQMRREGESEQSSQLCAFIGIGNSGQDMQQLDLSNGKQYCAAKTLHISDSDKRKNFMLSVKMFYGNGHDIGVFQSKRIKLNGGGDVAMLELTGDNFTPNLRVWFGDVEAETMYRCEENMVCIVPDISLFRGEWLWVRQPRQVPVSLVRNDGIIYGTGLTFTYTPEPAPRPHCPLADEILRAPQTIHNQASLPPAIADLPWSTH